One window from the genome of Butyrivibrio proteoclasticus B316 encodes:
- a CDS encoding HAD family hydrolase: MTKAVIFDMFETLVSMFSGSTYFSEDMATDLNIPVEDFKKAWHSTEHDRSCGNCTIEEGIRKALEMLGAYSENSVKLLSDKRRKNLEGIFERTPVDTIALLQELKRRGIKIGLISNCYSDEADAIRKSSIFPYLDVALLSYEQGICKPDYEIYKKAMEELGITAEECLYVGDGGSKELFAARDLGMRCLQALYFADLAFEPHIPCYKLDDFEHAYKQNDILEKILSASQGPRDCIAH; the protein is encoded by the coding sequence ATGACTAAAGCTGTTATATTTGATATGTTTGAAACGCTTGTTTCGATGTTTTCCGGGAGTACATATTTTAGCGAAGACATGGCGACAGACTTAAACATTCCGGTTGAGGATTTCAAAAAAGCATGGCATTCCACAGAGCATGACAGAAGCTGCGGAAACTGCACGATAGAGGAAGGAATAAGGAAAGCTCTTGAAATGCTGGGGGCTTACAGTGAGAATTCCGTAAAACTTCTTTCAGATAAGCGAAGGAAGAACCTGGAAGGGATATTTGAACGAACTCCCGTGGATACTATAGCTCTTTTGCAGGAACTTAAGAGACGCGGCATAAAGATTGGACTTATAAGTAACTGTTATTCTGATGAAGCTGATGCTATTAGAAAAAGCTCTATTTTCCCGTACTTAGATGTCGCATTACTTTCATATGAGCAGGGAATATGTAAGCCGGATTATGAAATATATAAAAAAGCAATGGAGGAGCTGGGAATTACAGCTGAGGAATGCCTGTATGTCGGAGATGGCGGTTCAAAGGAGCTTTTTGCTGCCAGAGACCTTGGGATGAGATGCCTTCAGGCCTTGTATTTTGCTGATCTGGCTTTTGAGCCACATATTCCATGCTACAAACTTGATGATTTTGAACATGCATATAAGCAGAATGATATTTTGGAGAAAATACTTTCAGCCTCTCAAGGACCCCGAGACTGTATTGCTCATTGA
- a CDS encoding NAD-dependent epimerase/dehydratase family protein: protein MSQTNKMYLVTGAAGFLGSTVCRKLVDRNEKVRAFVLEGDKSAAYLPEEVEIVYGDLCNKDDLERFFDTPENTEVIVLHIASIVTVNPDYSQKVMDVNVGGTENIIEMCKEHNVSKLVYCSSTGAIPEEEKGSIRECEGSIPLDPERIKGCYSLSKAMATNVVLKAAKEGLNACVVHPSGILGPEDFAMGETTKTLVDIINGEMPAGIDGSFNLCDVRDLADGLIGAADKGKSGECYILGNEPVSFKDFTKLVSEESGCRQMKFFLPISAANFIAKILEKKAKKTGEKPLMTTFSVYNLARNNRFDSSKASKELGYTTRSYRETIRDEIRWLKETGKIA, encoded by the coding sequence ATGAGCCAAACAAATAAGATGTATCTGGTAACAGGAGCAGCAGGATTTCTTGGAAGCACAGTCTGCAGAAAGCTTGTTGATAGAAACGAAAAAGTAAGGGCATTTGTCCTTGAAGGTGATAAGTCAGCCGCATATCTTCCGGAAGAAGTAGAAATCGTATACGGAGATCTTTGTAATAAAGATGACCTGGAGAGATTCTTTGACACGCCTGAAAATACAGAGGTGATCGTGCTTCACATAGCAAGCATCGTAACAGTTAATCCCGACTACAGCCAGAAAGTCATGGACGTAAATGTCGGCGGGACAGAAAATATCATAGAGATGTGCAAAGAGCACAATGTTTCAAAGCTCGTTTATTGCTCATCAACAGGAGCAATACCTGAGGAAGAGAAGGGAAGCATAAGAGAATGTGAGGGTTCGATCCCGCTTGATCCTGAGAGGATCAAAGGCTGCTATTCATTGTCAAAGGCTATGGCAACAAATGTGGTGCTCAAGGCTGCAAAGGAAGGGCTTAATGCATGTGTGGTTCACCCTTCAGGAATCCTCGGACCTGAGGACTTTGCAATGGGTGAGACCACAAAGACTCTGGTTGATATCATCAATGGTGAGATGCCCGCCGGAATTGACGGAAGCTTTAATCTGTGTGATGTAAGGGATCTGGCTGACGGACTCATTGGAGCAGCAGATAAGGGAAAAAGCGGAGAGTGTTACATACTTGGAAATGAACCTGTCAGCTTTAAGGATTTTACAAAGCTTGTTTCAGAGGAGAGTGGCTGCAGACAGATGAAGTTCTTTTTACCTATATCAGCAGCAAACTTCATTGCTAAGATACTTGAGAAAAAAGCTAAAAAGACAGGCGAAAAGCCTCTTATGACAACTTTCTCTGTTTATAATCTTGCAAGAAACAACCGCTTTGATTCAAGTAAAGCAAGTAAGGAACTTGGTTATACTACAAGATCATACAGAGAAACCATACGTGACGAGATCAGATGGCTTAAAGAAACTGGAAAAATTGCATAA